A genomic segment from Flavobacterium inviolabile encodes:
- a CDS encoding DUF3298 and DUF4163 domain-containing protein → MKHIAYFLLIGLLTVSCQKKEIQFENIVYEKQSKTPCDSSCTQVKINVPIAENSPVVEDSINNAVFNTVREIIYFGEKPYNASNYTQLMDLFIKSYTDVTTQFPDDHMPVWEASIDGQIAYHSDKVINITLKHYTFTGGAHGYSGLRSILVHAETGKTITEKDFLKDKKGLTAFAEKKFREKFKIPANKPINEGGLMFEDEVFQLPQTYVFSDKGLILYYNTYEIAPYVDGPRELLLSYDALEPYLILK, encoded by the coding sequence ATGAAACATATCGCTTATTTTCTTCTAATCGGACTTTTAACAGTCAGCTGCCAGAAAAAAGAAATACAATTCGAGAATATCGTATATGAAAAACAGAGTAAAACACCTTGTGATTCCTCCTGTACCCAGGTAAAAATCAATGTTCCTATAGCCGAAAACAGTCCTGTAGTTGAGGACAGCATCAACAATGCCGTATTCAATACGGTACGGGAGATTATCTATTTTGGCGAAAAACCGTACAATGCTTCCAACTACACCCAGCTGATGGATTTATTCATCAAATCGTATACAGATGTGACCACCCAATTCCCGGATGACCACATGCCGGTATGGGAAGCCAGTATTGACGGACAAATAGCCTATCATTCGGACAAGGTTATCAACATCACTTTAAAACATTACACCTTTACCGGCGGTGCCCACGGATATAGCGGCTTACGCTCCATACTTGTTCATGCCGAAACCGGAAAGACCATTACAGAAAAAGACTTTTTAAAAGATAAAAAAGGACTAACTGCTTTTGCAGAGAAAAAGTTCCGCGAGAAATTCAAAATACCGGCAAACAAACCTATTAACGAAGGCGGACTGATGTTTGAAGACGAGGTTTTCCAACTGCCACAAACGTATGTTTTCTCCGATAAAGGCCTGATCCTTTACTACAACACTTACGAAATCGCTCCTTATGTTGACGGTCCGCGGGAACTGCTCTTATCCTATGATGCGCTGGAACCTTATCTGATCCTTAAATAA
- the recO gene encoding DNA repair protein RecO, whose protein sequence is MLVKTKAIVLSALKYQEKSLIVKCFTESDGLKSYFVQSAFSGKKSNQKIAYFQPLTLLEIEASHKNKGTLERFKEIKLSTPYASINIDIVKSTIVMFLSEMLHNTIKEEERNGNLFSFLETALLWLDNHDEVANFHLMLLLEMTKFLGFYPDTSDDGLPFFEMTEGMFVPFHGISCLSEHETRLFKKLKDLKFDSDQKVFNGMERQVLLRILLDYYTFHFDGFKKPRSLDVLKEVFS, encoded by the coding sequence ATGCTTGTTAAAACAAAAGCAATCGTTCTTAGTGCCCTTAAATATCAGGAAAAAAGCCTGATCGTAAAATGCTTTACGGAATCGGACGGACTGAAATCCTATTTTGTGCAAAGTGCCTTTTCCGGCAAAAAGAGCAATCAGAAAATAGCCTATTTTCAACCGCTGACACTATTGGAAATAGAAGCGAGTCATAAGAACAAAGGAACGTTGGAGCGTTTTAAGGAAATCAAACTTTCAACGCCGTATGCTTCCATTAATATTGATATTGTAAAAAGTACAATTGTCATGTTTCTTTCCGAGATGCTGCACAATACCATCAAGGAAGAAGAAAGAAACGGAAACCTTTTCTCCTTTCTGGAAACAGCCTTGCTATGGCTGGACAATCACGATGAGGTTGCTAACTTCCACCTGATGCTGTTGCTGGAAATGACCAAATTTTTAGGCTTTTATCCGGATACTTCGGATGACGGGCTGCCTTTTTTTGAAATGACAGAAGGCATGTTTGTGCCCTTTCACGGAATAAGCTGTCTTTCCGAACACGAAACCCGGCTTTTCAAAAAGCTCAAAGACCTGAAATTCGACAGCGATCAGAAGGTGTTTAACGGAATGGAAAGGCAAGTACTGCTTAGAATACTACTCGATTATTATACTTTTCATTTTGACGGTTTTAAAAAACCCCGGTCACTGGATGTGCTCAAAGAAGTTTTTTCCTAA
- the ileS gene encoding isoleucine--tRNA ligase has protein sequence MSTKFTEYKGLDLPTVASEVLDFWKEQNIFEKSITSREGNQPFVFFEGPPSANGLPGIHHVMARSIKDIFCRYKTQKGFQVKRKAGWDTHGLPVELGTEKELGITKEDIGTKITIAEYNEACKRTVMRYTDVWNDLTEKMGYWVDMEDPYVTYKSKYMESVWWLLKQIYDKELMYKGYTIQPYSPKAGTGLSSHEVNQPGSYRDITDTTIVAQFKAKEETLPDFLKGFGTIHFLAWTTTPWTLPSNTALTVGPKIDYVLVKTFNQYTFEPVNVILAKPLLAKQFAGKYFLAESDADFENYKQEDKKIPYAVLAEAKGADLVGTQYEQLLAYTLPYQHPENAFRVIPGDFVTTEDGTGIVHTAPTFGADDAKVAKEAVPEVPPMLVLDDAGNPVPLVDLQGKFIKQMGAEMGGKYVKNEYYNDGEAPERSVDVEIAIMLKEANKAFKVEKYVHSYPHCWRTDKPILYYPLDSWFIKVTEIKDRMFDLNETINWKPKATGEGRFGNWLKNANDWNLSRSRYWGIPLPIWRTEDKSEELIIGSVAELYAEIEKAIAAGLQTENPFKGFEIGNMSEENYDLVDLHKNIVDTITLVSPGGKPMQRESDLIDVWFDSGSMPYAQWHYPFENKELVDNNIAFPADFIAEGVDQTRGWFYTLHAIATLVFDKVAYKNVVSNGLVLDKNGQKMSKRLGNAVDPFETLKEYGPDATRWYMISNANPWDNLKFDIEGVAEVRRKFFGTLYNTYSFFSLYANIDGFQYQEAEVPLEERPEIDRWILSELNTLVKNVDEFYADYEPTKAARAISDFVQENLSNWYVRLCRRRFWKGEYAQDKIAAYQTLYSCLLTVSKLGAPIAPFFMDKLYRDLTQATQSEQYDSVHLAEFPQYVENFVNKSLESKMQKAQTISSLVLSLRKKEMIKVRQPLQKVMIPVLDEEQRSEIEAVSDLIKAEVNVKEIELLDDASGVLVKQIKPNFKVLGPRFGKDMGLISSEIQKFTQEQISQLEKEGSLALVISEKSVNLTTEDVEISSQDIEGWLVANSGGITVALDITISDELRKEGIARELVNRIQNIRKDSGFEVTDKIKVHLQKNVQLENAILSNESYIKSETLTEALIFEENINNGIEIEFDDIKTRVLISK, from the coding sequence ATGAGTACGAAATTTACTGAATACAAAGGACTTGATTTGCCAACAGTAGCATCTGAGGTGCTTGATTTTTGGAAAGAGCAAAACATCTTTGAAAAGAGTATCACTTCGCGTGAAGGAAACCAGCCATTCGTGTTTTTTGAAGGACCACCTTCAGCAAACGGATTGCCGGGTATTCACCACGTGATGGCACGTTCCATTAAGGATATTTTTTGTCGTTATAAAACTCAAAAAGGATTCCAGGTAAAGCGTAAAGCAGGCTGGGATACTCACGGACTTCCGGTAGAGTTAGGAACGGAAAAAGAACTGGGAATCACGAAAGAAGATATCGGTACCAAGATTACCATTGCAGAATATAACGAAGCGTGTAAAAGAACCGTTATGCGTTATACAGACGTGTGGAATGACCTGACCGAAAAAATGGGCTACTGGGTAGATATGGAAGATCCGTATGTTACCTACAAATCCAAATATATGGAAAGCGTTTGGTGGCTGTTAAAGCAGATCTATGATAAAGAGCTGATGTACAAAGGCTATACCATCCAGCCGTACTCGCCAAAAGCAGGTACCGGACTGAGTTCCCATGAGGTTAACCAGCCGGGAAGTTACCGGGATATTACCGATACAACAATAGTAGCGCAGTTTAAAGCAAAAGAAGAAACGTTACCGGACTTTTTAAAAGGTTTCGGAACGATCCATTTCCTGGCATGGACGACTACGCCATGGACGTTACCGTCCAATACCGCTTTAACGGTAGGACCTAAAATCGATTATGTTTTAGTAAAAACCTTCAACCAGTACACGTTCGAGCCGGTAAATGTCATCCTGGCAAAACCGCTGTTGGCAAAACAGTTTGCAGGGAAATATTTCCTGGCAGAAAGTGATGCCGATTTTGAAAACTACAAACAGGAAGATAAAAAGATCCCGTATGCAGTACTGGCAGAAGCAAAAGGAGCAGATTTAGTAGGAACGCAGTACGAACAATTGTTAGCCTATACGTTACCGTATCAGCATCCGGAAAACGCTTTCCGCGTGATCCCGGGTGATTTTGTAACCACAGAAGACGGTACCGGTATTGTACATACGGCGCCTACATTTGGTGCGGATGATGCTAAAGTGGCAAAAGAAGCGGTGCCGGAAGTGCCGCCGATGTTAGTATTGGATGATGCCGGAAACCCGGTTCCACTGGTAGATTTACAAGGTAAATTTATCAAACAGATGGGAGCCGAGATGGGCGGTAAATATGTAAAGAATGAATATTATAACGATGGTGAAGCTCCGGAACGTTCCGTTGATGTAGAGATCGCTATCATGCTGAAAGAAGCGAATAAAGCTTTTAAAGTGGAAAAATATGTCCATAGTTACCCGCATTGCTGGAGAACGGACAAACCTATTTTATACTATCCGTTGGATTCCTGGTTTATCAAGGTAACCGAAATCAAGGATAGAATGTTTGACCTTAACGAAACGATCAACTGGAAGCCGAAAGCAACCGGAGAAGGACGTTTTGGAAACTGGTTGAAAAATGCAAACGACTGGAACTTATCCCGTTCCCGATATTGGGGAATTCCGTTGCCTATCTGGAGAACGGAAGACAAATCGGAAGAACTGATAATCGGTTCGGTAGCAGAATTATATGCGGAAATTGAAAAAGCAATAGCTGCGGGATTACAAACGGAAAACCCGTTTAAAGGATTTGAAATCGGTAACATGAGTGAAGAGAACTACGATTTGGTAGACCTTCATAAAAATATCGTGGATACAATTACGCTGGTTTCACCAGGCGGAAAACCGATGCAGCGGGAAAGCGATCTTATCGACGTATGGTTCGATAGTGGTTCGATGCCGTATGCACAATGGCATTACCCGTTTGAAAACAAAGAACTGGTGGATAACAATATTGCTTTCCCGGCAGATTTTATTGCTGAGGGAGTAGACCAGACCAGAGGATGGTTTTATACCTTGCATGCCATCGCTACGCTGGTATTTGATAAAGTAGCCTATAAAAACGTAGTTTCTAACGGACTGGTATTGGATAAAAACGGACAGAAAATGTCCAAACGTTTAGGAAATGCCGTTGACCCGTTTGAAACCTTAAAAGAATATGGTCCGGATGCTACGCGTTGGTACATGATCTCGAATGCGAATCCTTGGGATAACCTGAAATTTGATATTGAAGGGGTGGCAGAAGTGCGACGTAAATTCTTCGGAACCCTTTATAATACCTATTCTTTCTTCTCTTTGTATGCGAACATTGACGGTTTCCAATATCAGGAAGCGGAAGTGCCGCTGGAAGAAAGACCGGAAATTGACCGTTGGATCCTGTCGGAGCTGAATACATTGGTAAAGAATGTGGATGAGTTTTATGCAGACTATGAGCCTACAAAAGCGGCGCGGGCAATATCCGATTTCGTTCAGGAAAATCTGAGTAACTGGTATGTGCGTTTGTGCAGAAGACGTTTCTGGAAAGGAGAATATGCCCAGGATAAAATCGCGGCCTACCAAACCTTATACAGCTGTTTGTTAACCGTTTCGAAGCTGGGTGCGCCAATTGCTCCTTTCTTTATGGATAAACTTTACAGAGACTTAACGCAGGCAACACAGTCGGAACAATATGATAGTGTACATTTGGCCGAGTTTCCGCAATACGTTGAAAACTTTGTTAATAAATCGTTAGAAAGCAAAATGCAGAAAGCACAAACGATTTCTTCACTGGTTTTATCCCTGCGTAAAAAGGAAATGATCAAAGTGCGTCAGCCATTGCAAAAGGTAATGATTCCGGTACTTGACGAAGAACAACGTTCTGAAATTGAGGCGGTTTCCGACCTGATTAAAGCGGAAGTAAACGTTAAGGAGATTGAGCTTTTAGACGATGCTTCAGGGGTATTGGTAAAACAAATCAAGCCTAATTTTAAAGTTTTAGGACCGCGCTTTGGTAAAGATATGGGATTGATTTCCAGTGAGATACAAAAATTCACTCAGGAGCAGATCAGTCAATTGGAGAAAGAAGGCAGCCTGGCGCTTGTTATCTCAGAAAAAAGTGTTAATTTAACAACTGAAGATGTAGAGATTTCTTCACAGGATATTGAGGGTTGGTTGGTAGCAAATTCCGGAGGGATTACAGTGGCATTAGATATTACCATATCTGATGAGTTAAGGAAAGAGGGAATCGCCAGAGAGTTAGTTAACCGTATCCAGAATATCAGAAAAGATTCGGGATTTGAAGTAACGGATAAAATTAAAGTTCATCTGCAAAAAAATGTGCAATTAGAAAATGCAATCTTGAGCAATGAGTCCTATATAAAGTCAGAAACGTTAACCGAAGCCTTAATTTTTGAAGAAAACATCAACAATGGTATAGAAATTGAGTTTGATGACATTAAAACAAGAGTATTAATTTCAAAATAA
- a CDS encoding cystathionine gamma-synthase, with product MKFNTKAIHGGQHHDPSTGAVMPPVYQTSTYVQTSPGVPLNEYEYSRAANPTRTALENALASIENGTRGLAFSSGLAATDCVLRSLKAGDEVIAMDDLYGGTYRMFTRIYKDSGIVFHFVDMNDLGKFESLINANTKLVWVETPTNPLMKLADIAAIAAITQKHKIIFAVDNTFATPYLQKPLDLGADIVMHSATKYLGGHSDVIAGALIVKDKALGDQLHFQQFATGATLGPQDSFLVLRGIKTLHLRVQRHCENGAKVAEFLVNHPKVEKVYYPGLESHPFHEIAKKQMIGGFGGMVTFTFKSGKKEDAIDFLEKVAVFTLAESLGGVESLANHPALMTHASIPEDKRKEIGISDDLVRLSVGVEDIDDLIEDLKQALA from the coding sequence ATGAAATTTAATACAAAAGCTATACATGGTGGTCAGCACCATGATCCCAGTACAGGGGCTGTAATGCCGCCTGTATATCAGACCTCTACGTATGTACAGACAAGTCCTGGTGTGCCTTTGAATGAGTACGAATACAGCCGTGCAGCGAATCCTACAAGAACAGCTTTGGAAAATGCCTTAGCCAGTATTGAAAACGGAACACGCGGTTTGGCTTTTTCTTCAGGTCTTGCGGCTACCGATTGCGTTTTGAGATCGTTAAAAGCAGGTGATGAAGTAATTGCAATGGACGATTTATACGGTGGAACATACAGAATGTTTACCCGTATCTATAAAGATTCCGGAATTGTTTTCCATTTTGTGGATATGAATGATCTGGGAAAATTCGAATCGTTGATTAATGCCAATACCAAATTGGTTTGGGTGGAAACACCAACGAATCCTTTGATGAAACTGGCCGATATTGCAGCTATTGCAGCCATTACGCAAAAACATAAAATCATTTTTGCAGTCGATAATACGTTTGCAACGCCTTATCTTCAAAAACCGTTGGATCTGGGAGCGGATATTGTAATGCACTCGGCGACAAAATATTTAGGAGGACACTCCGATGTGATTGCCGGAGCGTTGATTGTGAAAGATAAAGCATTGGGTGACCAATTGCATTTTCAGCAATTTGCAACCGGAGCCACATTAGGACCACAGGATTCGTTCCTGGTACTAAGAGGAATTAAAACCCTGCATTTAAGAGTACAAAGACATTGTGAAAACGGTGCTAAAGTAGCGGAATTTTTAGTGAACCATCCTAAGGTTGAAAAAGTGTATTACCCTGGACTGGAATCACATCCTTTTCATGAAATTGCTAAAAAACAAATGATTGGCGGTTTTGGCGGAATGGTAACATTTACATTCAAGTCCGGCAAGAAAGAAGATGCGATTGACTTCCTTGAAAAAGTGGCAGTATTCACTTTGGCGGAATCATTAGGCGGAGTAGAATCGTTAGCGAACCATCCGGCCTTAATGACGCATGCTTCGATACCGGAAGACAAACGTAAGGAAATTGGTATTTCGGATGACCTGGTACGTTTGAGCGTTGGGGTAGAGGATATCGATGATCTTATCGAAGACTTAAAACAGGCTTTAGCATAA
- a CDS encoding DMT family transporter, which yields MSKRTYALMAAWTVAIIYGVTFTIAKDVMPAYVDAFGFIFMRVGGSTLLFWLASIGINRLNPAKKQKIDKKDFFRIIAAAFFGVAFNMLTFFKGLSYTSPIMGAVLMVTTPMIVLVLSAIIMRERMQRQKVAGIFLGLAGTVLLILYGKSMINAPNAALGNFLVFVNAVSYGFYLILVKKLMDKYSPYTFVKWIYLFGFIMVIPFGWQEFQQIEWHSMPLSVYWKIGFVIVVSTFLTYLLNLLSMKELKPTTVAVFIYLQPFFASIFAISLGKDELSWVKIGSSLLIFLGVYLVTQKKEKQADKKGIT from the coding sequence ATGAGCAAACGTACTTATGCCTTGATGGCTGCCTGGACGGTAGCGATCATTTATGGGGTGACCTTTACGATTGCTAAGGATGTCATGCCTGCTTATGTGGATGCTTTCGGTTTTATTTTTATGCGCGTAGGCGGTTCAACCTTATTGTTCTGGCTGGCTTCGATAGGAATTAACCGGCTCAATCCTGCCAAAAAGCAAAAAATCGACAAAAAGGATTTCTTCCGGATTATTGCTGCTGCCTTTTTTGGCGTGGCGTTTAACATGCTTACTTTTTTTAAGGGATTAAGCTATACTTCTCCCATTATGGGTGCCGTTTTAATGGTCACCACACCCATGATCGTTCTGGTTTTGTCGGCTATTATTATGCGGGAACGCATGCAGCGGCAAAAAGTAGCCGGTATTTTTCTGGGACTTGCCGGAACGGTACTTTTGATTCTTTACGGAAAGTCGATGATTAACGCCCCAAATGCCGCCCTGGGTAACTTTTTAGTCTTTGTAAATGCCGTTTCTTATGGTTTTTACCTTATCCTGGTTAAAAAATTAATGGACAAATACAGTCCGTACACCTTTGTGAAATGGATTTATCTTTTTGGTTTTATAATGGTAATTCCTTTCGGATGGCAGGAATTTCAGCAAATCGAATGGCACAGTATGCCGCTTAGCGTCTATTGGAAAATCGGTTTTGTGATTGTGGTTTCCACCTTCCTGACGTATTTACTCAACTTGCTATCCATGAAAGAGTTAAAACCCACAACCGTTGCGGTTTTTATTTACCTGCAGCCTTTTTTCGCTTCCATTTTTGCAATAAGCCTGGGTAAAGACGAGCTGAGCTGGGTAAAAATAGGCTCCTCACTTTTAATCTTTTTAGGCGTTTATCTGGTTACGCAGAAAAAGGAGAAACAAGCTGACAAAAAAGGGATTACTTAA
- a CDS encoding THC0290_0291 family protein — protein sequence MPRKIVNLLLALALGTSYSVKAQFGFSHEIGVIAGPVAFQSDYGERSDFKTDAGNTGFGVGIVHYLNFSYRAECNCYTPETYFNDHFKLRTELSYSKTKLKHFGQWVQDSKQSVMANQLRGMRGSTAVTDVGMQLEYFPLSIRDFSVTPGAWAPFVSLGAHFSFYDTEAYSTLGPNLGTNPNVTPTKYMGAVKNDGGNAWSIVSSVGTRYKLTELSDLMIDLRFQYYFSNWVDGLNPDPNIYTENKANDWLVWLNVGYIYYLN from the coding sequence ATGCCTAGAAAAATTGTAAACCTCCTATTAGCTCTGGCTTTAGGAACCAGTTATTCCGTAAAAGCTCAGTTTGGTTTTTCTCATGAAATTGGGGTTATCGCCGGTCCTGTGGCTTTCCAGTCTGATTATGGAGAAAGAAGCGATTTTAAAACCGATGCCGGTAATACCGGTTTTGGAGTTGGTATTGTGCATTATCTCAACTTTTCATACCGCGCCGAATGTAATTGTTATACTCCTGAAACATATTTCAACGATCACTTCAAACTTCGTACAGAATTATCATACAGCAAAACAAAACTGAAACATTTCGGGCAATGGGTACAGGACAGCAAACAGTCTGTTATGGCCAATCAGCTTAGAGGGATGCGAGGTTCGACTGCTGTAACCGACGTTGGAATGCAGCTGGAATATTTCCCTTTGAGTATTCGTGATTTCTCCGTTACTCCGGGTGCATGGGCTCCGTTTGTGAGTCTGGGTGCACATTTCAGCTTTTACGATACCGAAGCGTATTCTACTTTAGGGCCAAACCTGGGTACCAATCCTAATGTAACGCCTACAAAATATATGGGCGCTGTGAAAAATGACGGTGGCAATGCATGGTCAATCGTTTCCAGTGTCGGAACACGTTATAAACTAACGGAATTATCGGACTTAATGATTGATTTACGTTTCCAGTATTATTTCTCCAACTGGGTTGACGGTTTAAATCCTGATCCGAACATCTACACAGAAAACAAAGCAAACGACTGGTTAGTCTGGTTAAACGTAGGTTATATCTACTACCTGAATTAA
- a CDS encoding arsenate reductase family protein → MRKIYHLKTCDTCKRILKSLPNLDTFELQDIKEAPVTVKQLEEIHAITGNYEVLFSKRAKLYKEMGLKDEVLTEADYKRYILEHYTFLSRPVILIDGKAFVGNSPKVVAAAIAFLG, encoded by the coding sequence ATGAGAAAAATATACCATTTAAAAACCTGCGATACCTGCAAACGCATTTTGAAATCCCTTCCAAATCTGGATACTTTCGAATTACAGGACATTAAAGAAGCTCCTGTGACGGTAAAACAACTGGAAGAAATCCATGCCATTACCGGTAATTATGAAGTGCTTTTCAGCAAAAGAGCCAAACTGTATAAAGAAATGGGTTTAAAAGATGAAGTCCTGACAGAGGCCGATTACAAACGGTATATTTTAGAGCATTATACTTTTTTAAGCCGTCCGGTTATTCTTATTGACGGAAAAGCTTTTGTGGGAAACAGCCCTAAAGTGGTTGCCGCAGCTATTGCATTCCTGGGCTAA
- a CDS encoding DinB family protein, whose amino-acid sequence MKTSFDISRNSRDKLLAVLESHSLEQLNKVPAGFSNNLIWNIAHIVVVQQMLVYKLSGLQMQVSDEMVEKYKRGTKPEADVTAAEVEAVKKLLHTTIDTTEKDYNAGLFQEYTEFKTMSGFVIKNAAEAIEFNNYHEGIHTGIIMSIRKFI is encoded by the coding sequence ATGAAAACAAGTTTTGATATTTCAAGAAACAGCAGGGATAAACTTTTAGCTGTTTTGGAAAGCCATTCTCTGGAACAACTCAATAAAGTGCCGGCCGGATTTAGTAATAACCTGATCTGGAATATTGCCCATATTGTGGTGGTACAGCAAATGCTGGTATATAAATTATCCGGATTGCAGATGCAGGTATCGGATGAGATGGTAGAAAAATACAAACGCGGCACAAAACCGGAAGCAGATGTTACGGCGGCAGAAGTGGAAGCCGTTAAAAAACTGCTGCACACCACTATCGATACCACCGAAAAGGATTATAATGCCGGGCTGTTTCAGGAGTATACCGAATTTAAAACGATGTCAGGTTTTGTGATTAAAAACGCTGCAGAAGCGATTGAATTCAATAATTACCATGAAGGTATTCATACGGGTATTATCATGAGCATCCGCAAGTTTATTTAA
- the porZ gene encoding type IX secretion system anionic LPS delivery protein PorZ, translating to MKKTLYIFLILITTVSSFAQQNQLWRGFFSYAEVTDIAATPIRVFTSSENAVFSKSLITNELKTTTSINGLKAETITALHFSVTKNKTFVGNNNGLLLIVNEADGSIFNVVDIVNKPSIAPNKKKINHLYESDGKLYISCDFGVCVYNLATSEFGDTYFIGPAGQEVEVLQTTIFNGFIYAVTRNNGIRRASVGNPNLVDFAQWQEFDSGSWLGAVTLNNKLFLANTNNRIYSYTNAAIQEVYTTGQQAVNFKAANDKLVYTSANHVYVFDNVMVLQAHITQIPDVVTTFTCAVAAGNNIFIGTKDRGMFSTTVLNPMSFENNTPNGPFKNRIFSLKKAPSALWAVYGDYTRTYNPYPLDSYGISKFVDNVGWSLIPYENLAEAKSLSRIAVNPNNENQVFVSSFYSGLLKIEGNSLSALYTNLNTGTNGLESLLPPPVNDVRVNGPAFDKKGNLWMTNSRVNKGLKVLKTDNQWASYDLSNVTVAPKDDSYSTIVVDKNNTKWIPSLYNGVIAFNENYGNKFILIKTGADEGNLPDNDVRAVAIDTKNQLWIGTYKGLRILPSVDRFLSETTLTTNAIIILEDNLAQELFYQQSITDIAVDGSNNKWIAIADAGVFQVSPNGQSVLHKFTKENSPLPSNNINDIEIDGVTGEVFFATDKGLVSFKGTATKANDDLNNVYVFPNPVRPGFSGEVNISGLIDKANVKITDIEGNLVFETTSQGGTVMWDTTAFGKYKVASGVYMIFIASDDGAETKVKKVMIIR from the coding sequence ATGAAAAAAACACTTTATATTTTTTTAATACTGATTACCACTGTTAGTTCATTCGCCCAGCAAAATCAATTGTGGAGAGGTTTTTTTTCGTATGCGGAAGTAACTGATATTGCAGCAACTCCAATACGGGTTTTTACGTCTTCCGAAAATGCGGTTTTCTCGAAAAGCCTGATTACAAATGAACTGAAGACCACCACATCAATTAACGGACTTAAAGCCGAAACGATAACGGCTTTGCATTTTAGTGTCACGAAGAATAAAACATTTGTCGGGAATAATAACGGCTTGCTGCTGATTGTCAATGAAGCGGACGGCAGCATTTTTAATGTTGTGGATATTGTGAACAAGCCTTCGATAGCACCCAATAAGAAAAAAATAAACCACCTGTATGAAAGTGACGGAAAGCTTTATATTTCCTGCGATTTCGGAGTATGTGTGTACAATCTTGCCACTTCAGAGTTTGGTGATACCTATTTTATTGGTCCGGCCGGACAGGAAGTGGAAGTTTTGCAAACCACTATATTTAACGGTTTCATCTATGCCGTAACCCGGAATAACGGTATCCGTAGAGCAAGTGTGGGGAATCCCAATTTAGTGGATTTTGCACAATGGCAGGAATTTGATTCCGGAAGCTGGCTGGGAGCGGTGACCTTAAATAATAAATTATTCCTGGCGAATACCAATAACCGTATTTACAGTTATACCAATGCGGCGATCCAGGAAGTTTATACCACCGGACAACAGGCTGTCAATTTTAAGGCTGCCAATGATAAACTGGTGTATACCTCGGCAAATCATGTTTATGTTTTTGATAATGTAATGGTCTTGCAGGCGCATATTACCCAGATTCCGGATGTCGTAACAACCTTTACCTGTGCTGTTGCTGCCGGGAACAATATTTTTATCGGGACAAAAGACAGGGGGATGTTCAGTACAACGGTACTGAACCCGATGAGCTTTGAGAATAACACCCCGAACGGACCTTTTAAAAACAGGATCTTTTCACTGAAAAAAGCGCCGAGTGCTTTATGGGCAGTGTATGGTGATTATACCAGAACCTATAATCCGTATCCGTTGGATTCTTACGGGATCAGTAAGTTTGTGGACAATGTCGGCTGGTCGCTAATTCCCTATGAAAACCTGGCAGAGGCAAAATCACTGAGCCGTATTGCGGTTAACCCGAATAACGAGAACCAGGTTTTTGTAAGTTCTTTTTATTCCGGACTTTTAAAGATAGAAGGCAACAGTTTGTCCGCTCTTTACACCAATTTGAATACCGGAACAAACGGACTGGAATCATTGTTACCGCCGCCGGTTAATGATGTAAGGGTAAACGGACCGGCTTTTGATAAAAAAGGAAACCTGTGGATGACAAACAGCAGGGTCAATAAAGGCTTAAAAGTTTTAAAGACCGATAACCAATGGGCTTCTTACGATTTGAGCAACGTAACGGTAGCGCCCAAAGACGATAGTTACAGTACTATTGTTGTGGATAAGAACAATACCAAATGGATCCCGTCTTTATATAATGGGGTGATTGCCTTTAATGAAAACTACGGGAACAAATTTATACTGATCAAAACAGGTGCCGATGAGGGAAATCTTCCGGATAATGATGTGAGAGCAGTGGCAATCGATACGAAGAACCAATTGTGGATCGGTACCTATAAAGGGTTGAGAATATTGCCGAGTGTCGATCGGTTTTTAAGTGAAACAACACTAACAACAAATGCGATTATCATTCTGGAAGACAATCTGGCTCAGGAGCTTTTCTATCAGCAGAGTATCACGGATATTGCTGTAGACGGGTCCAATAATAAATGGATAGCGATTGCAGATGCCGGTGTTTTTCAGGTTTCTCCAAACGGACAAAGTGTACTGCACAAGTTTACAAAAGAAAACTCACCGTTGCCAAGTAACAATATCAACGATATTGAAATTGACGGCGTCACCGGAGAAGTGTTTTTTGCCACCGATAAAGGGCTGGTTTCTTTTAAAGGAACAGCAACAAAGGCCAATGATGACCTGAACAATGTATATGTGTTTCCAAACCCGGTACGTCCCGGATTTAGCGGCGAGGTAAACATCAGCGGACTGATTGACAAAGCCAATGTGAAAATCACCGATATTGAAGGAAACCTGGTTTTTGAAACCACCTCGCAGGGAGGAACGGTGATGTGGGATACTACGGCATTCGGAAAATATAAAGTAGCCTCCGGTGTTTACATGATTTTTATTGCTTCTGATGACGGTGCCGAAACAAAAGTGAAAAAAGTAATGATTATCCGTTAA